A stretch of DNA from Campylobacter gracilis:
TACCCTCTAGCAAAGCGCCAGGACGAGCGGGCTCGATCGCGCCACTACGCGAAAAATCCAAATATTTACGATCGAAATTTAAATAGCCCTCCTTTTTCGGCTCTTCGATGTTTGAAAATACGATTTTGCCGTCTATTTTAGCGCCTGCGAGATTGAATTCCTTTACGTTTTCCCAGTATGGCTCTACGATCGCGCTATCGTCCAGCTCAAAAGCCTGATCCAGCGCATAGCTAAACTCGCTTTCGTTCTTGGCTATCGAAATTCCGATGCTAGAGCCCAAATGGGCGGGCTTAACGATGATCGGGAAATTAAAATTAGGCAGACTAGTACGATTTACGATCTCATACGGCAGGGTTTTTACATTTGCGATTGCAGCTAGGTGCTTGGTTAAAATTTTATTATAGCTTAGAACGCTAGCTTCTATGCGAGGTCCGATATAAGGGATGCCAAAAAACTCAAATAGCGCTGCCATTTTGCCATCCTCGCCATCGCAGCCATGGATTAGATTGATATATGTGCCGACTTCTAGCATGCTTTTGCTAAACATTCCACTCTCAAAAAATCCGCCCGCACCGATGCTAAGCTCTTTTGCTTTAGCATAGCTGCCCTGCTTAAAATATGCCGCGCGCATATTTTTATCCTCGATGCGGTAAAATTTACGATTTTTATCGCAAAATACAAACTCCAAGTCCCAGCCTTTTAGGGCATTTTTAACGGCAATTGCCGAGATGATACTTACTTCGTGCTCGT
This window harbors:
- a CDS encoding D-alanine--D-alanine ligase, with product MKFGIVFGAQSYEHEVSIISAIAVKNALKGWDLEFVFCDKNRKFYRIEDKNMRAAYFKQGSYAKAKELSIGAGGFFESGMFSKSMLEVGTYINLIHGCDGEDGKMAALFEFFGIPYIGPRIEASVLSYNKILTKHLAAIANVKTLPYEIVNRTSLPNFNFPIIVKPAHLGSSIGISIAKNESEFSYALDQAFELDDSAIVEPYWENVKEFNLAGAKIDGKIVFSNIEEPKKEGYLNFDRKYLDFSRSGAIEPARPGALLEGKMKDAFTRLYNAGSFDGALIRCDFFEKEGEIYLNEINPNPGSLANYLFDDFSEVLAALASSLPPMRQIPVSYELITKITANK